In one window of Erythrolamprus reginae isolate rEryReg1 chromosome 1, rEryReg1.hap1, whole genome shotgun sequence DNA:
- the LOC139173944 gene encoding uncharacterized protein yields MTTHSDLPLRKPPRRFLINFQESSSLRRLYFFFSLWACLSSAPGPAEALKVSMPTHKTAVMGTNVTLLCQISDYPPPELDIKKTMFIWYLETSEGNKIEKLYTVAAGEHSSNRGGSRLDPTQLKNGNASLFLPQVQLNEEGTYICVVIDSSVKVEGTTILDLIVEPTVQLFPKELEIEKGNVKTLICRVNKFYPDSIVILWQKHSKYMLDKSIPEEDICTGTSVRNGDGTYNTTSKLRLQPSSQDQGNIYSCIVKHKSFARYPVSNVTLTVTEPNSTTGLIIGLVLGFLLIFFPIIGSFLYIHFLKKYPPSVEMVGSEELKDLEETELHCLISHFRPKPLQIDLFLVTELQNPKQKIASWSSTASSPSSNEVEEPTEDDENIPLLGNMEHIFKVYPVLKSKPMNFYDFQWKICMNPDIQKLKKFELLLEVKHKGFQHGLCTKRKSYKVIALLVLHEIHCSTNVPRSNELLTLSCQLHSYFPETLEVCWNNDDGILESSFSTSPTKGDDGLYSCISKINYCPQVKDSGKRFICRARLEGSQVYKESSWQMNSVVLTPKIYKIECKPPVPECGKPLTLRCLLTEYHPPECDICWTKGFEKLTDATIKTEPPQLDRVSKWYSRASEITFTPSAEDHEMDFFVEIHHCNIILRNGYIVLLKDFPKLSNIVIEPSDADYGEWVTLTCDVTYFNSKEIGTQWFLGDNSKLNGAITEDLDMIYKDCYKLTSIFEFKATASVCDKAICFKVHHESLTKPIIREVYLKLPGKGPVLSEIKATTDHQHILLEISISQFAPCDIQVRWYHDWRQISENINPKNIEIGEDHLWYFVSKVQLDPKTLGPVKTIQCEVKHSTCIEEKSLTLNEKEIQHYHDEPLPLRTLTSELSSHLTYL; encoded by the exons AAGCCTTGAAAGTAAGCATGCCAACTCATAAGACAGCAGTCATGGGCACAAATGTGACACTTCTGTGTCAAATTTCTGACTACCCACCTCCAGAACTGGATATCAAAAAAACAATGTTCATCTGGTATTTGGAGACATCTGaagggaataaaatagaaaagcttTATACAGTTGCTGCTGGAGAACATTCTTCAAATAGAGGTGGTTCAAGATTGGATCCAACtcaattaaaaaatggaaatgcCTCGCTTTTCCTTCCGCAAGTACAGCTTAATGAAGAGGGCACATATATATGCGTTGTGATTGATTCTTCTGTTAAAGTTGAAGGAACCACCATTTTAGATCTAATTG TTGAACCAACTGTCCAACTGTTTCCCAAGGAACTTGAGATTGAAAAAGGAAATGTAAAGACACTGATATGTAGAGTGAATAAATTCTATCCTGATTCAATTGTCATTCTTTGGCAAAAACATTCTAAGTACATGTTGGATAAAAGCATACCTGAGGAGGATATTTGTACAGGAACTTCTGTGAGAAATGGTGATGGCACTTACAACACCACCAGTAAACTGAGACTTCAACCATCTTCACAAGATCAAGGAAACATCTATAGTTGTATTGTGAAGCATAAGTCATTTGCCAGATATCCAGTCTCCAATGTAACTTTAACAGTAACAG AACCGAACTCAACTACTGGATTAATAATTGGGCTGGTTTTAGGTttccttctgatttttttccctataaTTGGATCATTTCTGTACATtcactttttaaagaaat atCCGCCATCTGTGGAAATGGTTGGAAGTGAGGAACTGAAGGATTTGGAAGAAACAGAGTTGCATTGCTTGATTTCACACTTTCGACCCAAGCCTTTGCAAATAGACCTCTTCTTAGTAACTGAACTTCAGAATCCAAAACAGAAAATAGCCTCTTGGTCTTCAACTGCCAGCTCCCCTTCTTCAAATGAAGTTGAAGAACCTACGGAAGATGATGAAAATATTCCTCTCCTTGGGAACATGGAGCACATATTTAAAGTTTATCCAGTGTTAAAATCAAAACCAATGAACTTTTATGACTTCCAGTGGAAAATCTGCATGAATCCAGATATACAGAAGCTGAAAAAATTTGAACTTTTATTAGAAGTTAAACATAAGGGCTTTCAGCATGGATTGTGTACTAAAAGAAAATCATATAAAGTCATAG CCTTACTAGTGCTTCATGAAATTCATTGTTCCACAAATGTGCCAAGATCAAATGAACTTCTCACACTTAGTTGCCAACTTCATTCTTATTTTCCGGAAACTCTGGAAGTCTGTTGGAATAATGACGATGGAATTCTAGAGAGTTCCTTTTCAACTTCACCCACAAAAGGTGATGATGGGCTTTACTCTTGTATCAGCAAGATCAACTATTGCCCTCAAGTGAAAGATTCTGGAAAGAGGTTCATCTGCAGAGCTAGGCTTGAAGGATCACAGGTATACAAAGAATCTTCGTGGCAGATGAATTCTGTGG TTCTGACCCCCAAAATTTACAAAATTGAATGTAAGCCCCCTGTACCTGAGTGTGGGAAACCCCTCACACTGAGATGCTTATTGACAGAATACCATCCACCTGAGTGTGACATTTGTTGGACAAAGGGCTTTGAAAAGCTCACGGATGCTACAATTAAAACAGAGCCACCGCAGTTGGACAGAGTATCAAAGTGGTACTCCAGGGCAAGTGAAATAACCTTTACACCCAGTGCAGAAGACCATGAAATGGACTTCTTTGTTGAAATACATCATTGCAACATAATTTTACGGAATGGGTATATAGTCCTGCTGAAAG ATTTTCCCAAACTTTCAAATATTGTTATTGAACCAAGTGATGCAGATTATGGAGAATGGGTAACTTTAACTTGTGATGTCACATATTTCAATTCTAAAGAAATTGGTACTCAGTGGTTCCTGGGAGATAATTCAAAACTGAATGGTGCAATCACAGAGGATTTAGACATGATCTATAAAGATTGTTACAAATTAacttctatatttgaatttaaagCTACTGCTTCAGTTTGTGATAAGGCCATTTGTTTCAAGGTGCACCATGAAAGTTTGACAAAACCTATTATAAGAGAAGTGTATCTAAAACTTCCAG GCAAAGGGCCTGTTTTGTCTGAAATAAAGGCAACTACAGATCATCAGCATATCCTCCTTGAAATTTCCATATCACAATTTGCCCCTTGTGATATACAAGTCAGATGGTATCACGACTGGAGACAAATATCTGAAAATATCAATCCCAAGAATATTGAGATTGGAGAAGATCACTTATGGTACTTTGTTAGTAAAGTACAATTAGATCCAAAAACACTGGGCCCTGTGAAGACAATACAATGTGAAGTTAAACATTCAACATGTATTGAAGAAAAAAGCTTAACACTAAATGAAAAG GAAATCCAACACTATCACGATGAGCCATTACCATTACGTACTCTTACAAG TGAGCTGTCCAGCCACCTGACTTATCTCTAA